A segment of the Terribacillus aidingensis genome:
CGCATGCAGCTCGATAGCGAATTGCGCGATGAGATAACACCGAAGAATATTCTGATGATCGGGCCGACAGGTGTTGGTAAAACAGAAATCGCCAGAAGGCTGGCGAAGCTGGTTGGGGCACCCTTTATTAAAGTGGAAGCTACAAAGTTCACAGAAGTCGGTTATGTCGGCCGTGATGTAGAATCGATGGTGCGGGATTTGGCTGAAGCATCCGTACGGCTTGTTCGGGAAAACAAGATGGAAGCTGTGCAGGATAAAGCAGGGGAACAAGCTAAGAAGCGCCTCGTCAAGCTGCTTGTACCTGAAACGAAAAAGCAGGCGAACAATTTCAAGAATCCATTCGAGATGCTCTTTAATCAGCAGCAGAGTGAAGAGCAAGAAGAAAAACCTTCTGATGAAATCGAATCCAAACGAGCTCGTACCGAGCGGATGCTCGAAATGGGCGAGCTGGAAGACACGATGGTGACAATAGAGATTGAGGAGCAGCAATCCTCGATGTTTGATATGCTCCAAGGTTCCGGTATGGAGCAAATGGGAATGAATATGCAGGACGCTCTAGGACAATTCATGCCGAAGAAGAAGAAAAAGCGTCGTTTGCCTGTATCTGAAGCACGGCCGCTTCTTGTACAGCAGGAAGCGCAAAAGCTGATCGATATGGACGAAGTATCACAGGAGGCAGTACAGCTTGTAGAACAAGCTGGCATCATCTTCATCGATGAGATTGATAAAGTCGCTGCCAAAGGCGACCAAGGTGCTAATGTATCCAGAGAAGGTGTCCAGCGAGACATTCTTCCAATCGTAGAAGGTTCTACTGTGACTACAAAGTACGGCCCTGTTAAGACAGATCATATTCTATTCGTCGCAGCAGGCGCCTTTCATATGGCAAAGCCTTCAGATCTTATTCCGGAGCTGCAGGGACGTTTCCCGATCCGTGTTGAATTGGAGAAACTATCTGTCGAGGATTTCAAGAAGATCCTTATCGAGCCTTCAAACGCTTTGCTGAAGCAATATAAGGCATTATTGGAAACAGAAGGTATAAATGTGGAGTTTACGGACGAAGCTGTTACCAGACTAGCGGAAGTGGCTTTTGAAGTGAACCAGGAAACTGATAATATCGGTGCTCGCCGTCTGCATACAATCTTGGAGAAGCTGCTGGAAGACTTGAGTTTCGAAGCGGCTGATATTACCATGGGGACAATCCAGATCACCCCGAGCTATGTAGATGACAAACTAGCATCAATTGCAAAAAACAAAGATCTGAGTCAGTATATTTTATAACATTACAGGAGGAAATCATGAAATTATTAGATAAAGCAAGAGATATAAACTTTATGCTGCAAAAGACAGCAGGAAAGGCTGTCAACTTCAACAATATGTCAGAGACGTTGCAACAGGTTATAGAGAGTAATATCTTCATCGTAAGCCGCCGTGGTAAATTGCTCGGCGTTTCGATTAACCAGGCAATCGAGAATGACAGAATGAAGCAAATGCTCGAAGAAAGACAATTTCCTAAAGAATATACAGAAGGACTATTCCAGGTTCAGCAAACAACTGCTAACATCGGTATCGACAGCCCTTACACAGCATTCCCTGTCGAGAACAAAGATCTTTTCCAGGGTGGCTTGACTACAATTGTACCGATTATTGGTGGTGGTGAACGCCTTGGTACATTGATTCTTAGCCGTCTTGCAGAAAACTTCAGTGATGATGATTTGCTGCTTGCTGAATACGGTGCTACAGTTGTCGGAATGGAGATCCTTCATCAGAAAACAGCAGAAATCGAAACAGAAGCACGCAGCAAAGCCGTTGTACAAATGGCGATCAGCTCCCTATCTTATAGTGAATTGGAAGCAATCGAGCATATCTTTGAGGAATTGGACGGCAGCGAAGGTTTGCTAGTAGCTAGTAAAGTAGCAGATCGTGTCGGCATTACACGTTCCGTTATCGTTAATGCATTACGTAAGCTGGAAAGTGCAGGAGTTATCGAGTCCCGTTCTCTAGGAATGAAAGGAACTTATATTAAAGTCCTTAATAATAAATTCCTAGTTGAATTACAAAAACATACAAGCTAAACTAGAAGAAGCAGGCCAAATAGCCTGCTTCTTTTATTTGGCTGTATTTGTGACTCTTATACTATGTTTTGTGTATTTGAACTCGTAAAATAGAAAGCCCTTACAAATATTTCCGTTTAGTGTAGGAAAAAGTGTTTAGAAATTACACATTTATAGGTAAGATAACTTGTCTGAAATAGGGAAACATTAGGTTTTAATCAGGTTATATAAAAAGTTAATACCTATATTACCCTGATTTCTGTAAGTCAATGGTTAATGTATAGGTATAAAGGATTAGTATGCTTAGACCATTTTTACATATATAAGAAAATTATCATAGAATATATAGACACATCTTCCTCGTTTCAATACAATTATCGTGTACATTAGAGCTAATTCGACGGTAAACATAGCACTCTGGGGGGGACTACGATGGACCTATATGGCAAAACGATTCAATCGTTGGATCGATCATTAGATTATGCCAATCTTAAAAATCAGACCATTGCTAATAATATAGCTAATGCAGATACACCTGGCTATAAGACAGAAACAGTTTCATTTAAAGATACATTGCAGGAAACGATGGGCGCAGGATTTACCGCAAAGCGTACGAATCCGAAACATTTGGTATTCGGCAGTACAGAGTCAGCATCCGAATTCCAGGTAACCAAGCAGGAGGATACCTCCTATACCAACAGTGGGAACAACGTAGATATCGATAAGGAAATGTCCGAATTAGCGGATAATCAGCTATACTATCAGGCGCTTGTTGACCGGATGAGCGGAAAATTCAACAGCCTATCAAAAGTAATTACAGGAGGTAATTAAGTTTGACGATTTTTTCTTCCTTAAATACTAGTGCAAGTGCGCTGACGGCGCAGCGTTTGCGGATGGATGTTGTATCATCCAATATTGCGAATGCAGAGACGACACGAGCAACCATTGACGAAAACGGGAACTATGTTCCGTACAGACGTAAGATGGTTTCCCTGGAGACTCAGAATACAAACAGTTTCTCTTCATTCCTTGAACGAGCACAAGGCAATTCAACTAGTTCTAACGGTGTAAGAGTTTCTGAAATCACTGAGGATGAAACGGAATTTCAGATGGTTTACAACCCAACTTCACCTGATGCAAACGATGAGGGGTATGTAGCAATGCCAAATGTTGACCCTTTGAAGGAAATGACAGATCTGATGAGTGCTACACGATCATATGAAGCTAACGTCACAGCCATGAATGCAACCAAGGGAATGCTTCAGAAAGCTTTGGAAATCGGAAAATAAAGGAGGATGACAAATGGCAGTTGAAGGAATCAGCGGATTGGCCGGCACGAGTGGTCTGACTAACATAAAGCAGGCAACGCCAGCTCAGGCACAATCAAGCTTTACGGAAAGCTTAAAATCTGCAATCGATAGCTTGAATGAAACACAGCAAGCATCGGATAAGATGACTCAAGATCTTGCTGCAGGAAAGATTGATAACCTGCATGATGTTATGATTGCGTCTCAAAAAGCAAGTGTAGCACTGGATGCAGCTGTACAAGTACAGAAGAAAGCAATCGATGCTTATACAGAAATGATGCGCATGTCTATGTAGAAGGATATAGGACGTATCCTCAGTCAAAGTAGATATGCTTTTATTATGAATTTGACCTATGCTTTGGGGGAACAAGATGAATCAGCGAATTGCAAGTTACAAAGAAAAGATAACTAGTTTTTGGCAGACAAGACCTGGATGGCAAAAAGCACTATTAATATGTACCCCGATTGTTCTTATTCTAATCATCGGAATCACATCTTTTTTTGCGAATAAAGAGACGATGGTTCCATTGTATAAAGATCTTTCTGCCCAAGAAGCTGGGAAGATAAAAGAAGAATTGGATGCACAGGGCGTAACGTATGAGCTTGAAGGAAATGGATCGACCATACTTGTACCAGATACACAGGCTGAAGGACTGCTTGTAGATTTAGCAGCAGAGGGTCTGCCGGAAACAGGCAGTATTGATTACTCCTTCTTCAGCAACAACGCTTCATGGGGTATGACGGATAACGAATTCGATGTTATTAAATTGGATGCCTTGCAGACAGAACTGTCTACGCTTTTGACCAATATAGACGGAATCAAGAGTGCTGAAGTACTGATAAATAAACCTACTGATCCCGTATTCGTAACAGACGAGCAAGAACAAGCCTCTGCATCGATCGTGTTGAATACAGAAACAGGGTATGACTTTCAGCCCGAACAGGTAGAAGCAATGTATCGATTGGTTTCGAAGACCGTGCCAAATCTACCTGAAGAAAATATTGTCATTACTAACCAGGATTTTGAGTACATCAACATGGATACAGCAAATGCTGGCGGAGATGCTTATACAAACCAGATGGGCATTAAGCAAGAAGTTGAACAAGGAATACAGCAGCGCGTGCAGCAAATGCTGGCTGCCATGGTTGGTGCGGAGAATGTTCGTGTGTCGGTAACAACGGATATCGACTTTGATCAGGAAACACGTACGGAAGAACTTGTTGAGCCAGTGGACGAAGAAAATAACGAAGGTCTGCCGGTAAGTGTGGAGACTATCACAGAAACATATGAAGGCGAACCAACGGAAGAGGGCGGGGTTGCAGGAACTGGTGAAGAAGAGGTTCCAAATGTAGCAGCCGAGGACGAAACTACCGGAGACGGCGCTTATAACAATGTGAAAGAATCTGTGAACTATGAATTTAACAAGATAAAGAAAGAAATTACCGAGAGTCCTTACAGCATCCGTGATATAGGCATTCAAGTTGCTGTTGACAGCAACAAGAACACTGAAGCCCAGAACGGAGAGGCTCAACAGCTTACACAGCAAGAACAAACACAAGTAGAAGAAAGCATTACCTCGATTCTGAATTCGATCGTGTCGACTTCTGTAGATGCAGAAGTAGCTCAGACCGTAAATCCTGAAAACAGTGTTTCAGTAGTCTTTCAGCCATTTGCTGCAAGTCAGGGCTCACAAGCAGATGATACAGCAGGTTCAGGAATTCCAGTATGGGCATATATTGCTGGCGGCGTTCTCTTGGCTGCTGTAGCAGTACTCGTATTCATGCTCATCCGCTCCAGAAGGAATCAAGAAGAGGAAGAAGATTTGCTGGAGGAAGAAGTGAGAGCAACACCTGTTGTTGTCGAAGAAATAGATGATACGCAAGAAACGGAATCCACACTGAAACAAAAACAACTGGAAAAATTAGCACAAGAGTCACCAGAGGACTTCGCAAAATTATTACGAAGCTGGATGGCTGAAGATTAAAGGAGCAATGAAGGAATGGCAGCTGTGAAAGGACGTTTGACAGGAAAACAGAAAGCGGCGGTCTTGATGATCTCTCTTGGAGCTGATACGGCTGCGAACGTATATAAGCATTTGACAGAAGAAGAGATAGAGCGCATGTCTCTCGAGATTTCTTCGGTCAAGAAAGTGGACAGTGCAGAGAAGGAATCTATCATTGATCAATTCCACCAGATTGCCATTGCTCAGGATTATATATCCCAAGGCGGAATCGCCTATGCAAAGTCAATCCTGGAGAAAGCTTTAGGAGAGGATGAAGCTGCTGCAATTATGAACAGGCTGACATCCACCCTGCAGGTAAGGCCATTTGATTTTGCGAGGAAAGCAGATCCAACGCAGGTTCTCAATTTTATTCAAAATGAGCATCCTCAGACAATTGCACTG
Coding sequences within it:
- the hslU gene encoding HslU--HslV peptidase ATPase subunit, coding for MEANLTPKQIVAQLDRYIIGQQNAKRSVAVALRNRYRRMQLDSELRDEITPKNILMIGPTGVGKTEIARRLAKLVGAPFIKVEATKFTEVGYVGRDVESMVRDLAEASVRLVRENKMEAVQDKAGEQAKKRLVKLLVPETKKQANNFKNPFEMLFNQQQSEEQEEKPSDEIESKRARTERMLEMGELEDTMVTIEIEEQQSSMFDMLQGSGMEQMGMNMQDALGQFMPKKKKKRRLPVSEARPLLVQQEAQKLIDMDEVSQEAVQLVEQAGIIFIDEIDKVAAKGDQGANVSREGVQRDILPIVEGSTVTTKYGPVKTDHILFVAAGAFHMAKPSDLIPELQGRFPIRVELEKLSVEDFKKILIEPSNALLKQYKALLETEGINVEFTDEAVTRLAEVAFEVNQETDNIGARRLHTILEKLLEDLSFEAADITMGTIQITPSYVDDKLASIAKNKDLSQYIL
- the codY gene encoding GTP-sensing pleiotropic transcriptional regulator CodY — encoded protein: MKLLDKARDINFMLQKTAGKAVNFNNMSETLQQVIESNIFIVSRRGKLLGVSINQAIENDRMKQMLEERQFPKEYTEGLFQVQQTTANIGIDSPYTAFPVENKDLFQGGLTTIVPIIGGGERLGTLILSRLAENFSDDDLLLAEYGATVVGMEILHQKTAEIETEARSKAVVQMAISSLSYSELEAIEHIFEELDGSEGLLVASKVADRVGITRSVIVNALRKLESAGVIESRSLGMKGTYIKVLNNKFLVELQKHTS
- the flgB gene encoding flagellar basal body rod protein FlgB, with translation MDLYGKTIQSLDRSLDYANLKNQTIANNIANADTPGYKTETVSFKDTLQETMGAGFTAKRTNPKHLVFGSTESASEFQVTKQEDTSYTNSGNNVDIDKEMSELADNQLYYQALVDRMSGKFNSLSKVITGGN
- the flgC gene encoding flagellar basal body rod protein FlgC; translation: MTIFSSLNTSASALTAQRLRMDVVSSNIANAETTRATIDENGNYVPYRRKMVSLETQNTNSFSSFLERAQGNSTSSNGVRVSEITEDETEFQMVYNPTSPDANDEGYVAMPNVDPLKEMTDLMSATRSYEANVTAMNATKGMLQKALEIGK
- the fliE gene encoding flagellar hook-basal body complex protein FliE, producing MAVEGISGLAGTSGLTNIKQATPAQAQSSFTESLKSAIDSLNETQQASDKMTQDLAAGKIDNLHDVMIASQKASVALDAAVQVQKKAIDAYTEMMRMSM
- the fliF gene encoding flagellar basal-body MS-ring/collar protein FliF; this translates as MNQRIASYKEKITSFWQTRPGWQKALLICTPIVLILIIGITSFFANKETMVPLYKDLSAQEAGKIKEELDAQGVTYELEGNGSTILVPDTQAEGLLVDLAAEGLPETGSIDYSFFSNNASWGMTDNEFDVIKLDALQTELSTLLTNIDGIKSAEVLINKPTDPVFVTDEQEQASASIVLNTETGYDFQPEQVEAMYRLVSKTVPNLPEENIVITNQDFEYINMDTANAGGDAYTNQMGIKQEVEQGIQQRVQQMLAAMVGAENVRVSVTTDIDFDQETRTEELVEPVDEENNEGLPVSVETITETYEGEPTEEGGVAGTGEEEVPNVAAEDETTGDGAYNNVKESVNYEFNKIKKEITESPYSIRDIGIQVAVDSNKNTEAQNGEAQQLTQQEQTQVEESITSILNSIVSTSVDAEVAQTVNPENSVSVVFQPFAASQGSQADDTAGSGIPVWAYIAGGVLLAAVAVLVFMLIRSRRNQEEEEDLLEEEVRATPVVVEEIDDTQETESTLKQKQLEKLAQESPEDFAKLLRSWMAED